Proteins encoded together in one Cyanobium sp. WAJ14-Wanaka window:
- a CDS encoding Coq4 family protein yields the protein MARFAELLRAANNLKLLAAVGRSQGDLSCIADLVDHWIDTPQMVDCLRRFRQVPGGAELLDGRYPPLQPNIESLIQLPEGSLGHSYAALIRSLNYNPEFFRPRPVDTEGRWLTQRVATTHDIHHVVSGFGTSQEGEIGVLSITAAQIGFPAYVLLTSAGQLATFRFQTERFSQLSAAQAHGTAMARSASCLAAVRWEEGWDRPLADWRRELGITEPANDEPYGLSIPRLDPIQSAPLPQG from the coding sequence GTGGCTCGTTTTGCTGAGTTGCTGCGGGCAGCCAACAACCTCAAGCTGCTGGCCGCCGTTGGCCGCAGCCAGGGAGATTTGTCCTGCATTGCCGACCTCGTCGACCATTGGATAGACACCCCCCAGATGGTCGATTGCCTACGCCGCTTTCGCCAGGTGCCAGGTGGCGCGGAGCTCCTGGATGGGCGCTATCCCCCCCTCCAGCCAAACATTGAAAGCCTGATCCAGTTGCCCGAGGGCAGCCTGGGCCATAGCTATGCGGCCCTGATTCGCAGCCTCAATTACAACCCAGAATTTTTCCGGCCTCGCCCGGTCGACACCGAGGGCCGCTGGCTCACCCAGAGGGTGGCCACCACCCACGACATTCACCATGTGGTGAGTGGGTTTGGCACCTCCCAGGAGGGCGAAATAGGTGTGCTGTCTATTACCGCCGCCCAGATCGGTTTCCCTGCCTATGTGCTGCTGACCAGTGCCGGCCAACTGGCCACTTTCCGCTTCCAAACCGAGCGCTTTAGCCAGCTAAGTGCGGCCCAGGCCCATGGCACGGCCATGGCCCGGAGCGCCAGCTGTCTGGCGGCCGTGCGCTGGGAGGAGGGCTGGGATCGGCCCCTGGCCGATTGGCGGCGGGAGCTGGGCATCACCGAGCCCGCCAATGATGAGCCCTATGGCTTGTCTATTCCTAGGCTGGATCCAATTCAGAGTGCTCCCCTCCCCCAAGGATGA